In Solanum pennellii chromosome 7, SPENNV200, the following are encoded in one genomic region:
- the LOC107026053 gene encoding DEAD-box ATP-dependent RNA helicase 53, mitochondrial-like: MNSLVLLKKSSSLHASKRVALNALTHLLFSPSTSGEDKFISGNTQFNSFTTVSTANTSRNGNWVDRKFGVSVRGFHSGRYLRAGYAVANLPEDDEGLEISKLGISQEIVSALEKKGITKLFPIQRAVLEPAMQGSDMIGRARTGTGKTLAFGIPIMDKIIRFNEKHGRGRNPLALILAPTRELAKQVDKEFFESAPGLDTLCVYGGVPISRQMSSLDRGVDVVVGTPGRIIDLLKRGALNLAEIQFVVLDEADQMLNVGFAEDVETILENVPQKHQTLMFSATMPSWILKITNKFLKNPVHIDLVGDSDQKLADGISLFSIACDMHQKPAILGPLITEHAKGGKCIVFTQTKRDADKLSYVMQKSFNCEALHGDISQTQRERTLSGFRQGQFNVLVATDVAARGLDVPNVDLVVHYELPNSSEIFVHRSGRTGRAGKKGSAILIHSSGQHRDVKGIERDVGCRFIELPRIEVEAGATDMFSDMGRGGGRFGSYGGMGGGRFGDSGSGRSGGYGNSGGRFGGQGGYSGRTGGSGFGRSGGSFGGSSSGRSGNFGGSGDMRDSNRQGGFGNFGGSDRSGGFGSSNRTGGFGNFESSNRSSGFGGFGSGRSSGFGDSRSDNENRSGKKFF, from the exons ATGAATAGTCTTGTTCTATTGAAGAAGTCTTCTTCTTTACATGCCTCGAAAAGGGTTGCTCTTAATGCCCTTACTCATCTATTGTTCTCGCCGTCGACGTCCGGCGAAGACAAGTTCATTTCTGGAAATACTCAATTTAACAGCTTTACCACTGTTAGTACGGCTAATACTTCGAGAAATGGAAACTGGGTTGATAGGAAATTTGGGGTTTCTGTAAGAGGGTTTCATTCAGGTCGGTATTTACGAGCTGGATATGCAGTGGCGAATTTACCTGAGGATGATGAAGGACTTGAGATATCAAAACTTGGTATATCTCAGGAGATCGTTTCTGCTTTGGAGAAAAAGGGAATTACTAAGCTCTTTCCTATTCAG AGAGCTGTTCTGGAACCAGCAATGCAAGGATCTGACATGATAGGTCGAGCTAGAACTGGAACTGGGAAGACACTAGCTTTTGGGATTCCCATCATGGATAAGATCATTCGCTTCAATGAGAAACATGG ACGTGGAAGGAATCCTTTGGCTTTAATCTTGGCGCCTACCAGAGAACTTGCTAAACAAGTGGATAAAGAATTTTTTGAATCTGCTCCTGGTCTGGATACGCTGTGTGTTTATGGTGGTGTTCCCATTTCACGCCAAATGAGTTCCCTGGACAGGGGAGTTGATGTTGTTGTGGGAACGCCAGGTCGGATTATTGATCTGCTGAAGAGGGGTGCTTTAAATTTGGCAGAAATCCAGTTTGTTGTTCTAGATGAAGCTGATCAAATGCTTAATGTGGGTTTTGCGGAGGATGTCGAGACCATATTAGAAAATGTTCCGCAGAAGCACCAGACACTGATGTTTTCAGCCACAATGCCCAGTTGGATATTAAAAATTACCAACAAGTTCCTGAAAAATCCAGTTCACATTGATCTT GTAGGAGATTCTGATCAGAAACTGGCTGATGGGATTTCCTTGTTTTCAATTGCTTGTGATATGCATCAGAAACCCGCAATTCTTGGACCTCTGATAACT GAGCATGCAAAAGGAGGCAAGTGCATTGTTTTTACTCAAACTAAACGTGATGCTGATAAATTGTCGTATGTAATGCAAAAGAGTTTCAACTGTGAAGCTTTGCACGGGGACATCTCACAAACCCAGAGGGAGAGAACTTTATCAGGTTTTCGCCAAGGTCAATTCAATGTTTTGGTGGCTACTGATGTTGCTGCTCGAGGACTTGATGTACCTAATGTTGATCTG GTGGTACATTATGAGCTTCCAAACTCATCAGAGATCTTTGTTCATCGATCTGGTCGAACTGGGCGTGCTGGGAAGAAAGGAAGTGCAATTCTGATTCATTCGTCAGGCCAACATAGGGATGTGAAAGGAATCGAACGTGATGTAGGATGCAGATTTATCGAG CTTCCAAGGATAGAAGTAGAGGCTGGAGCAACAGACATGTTCAGTGACATGGGCAGAGGTGGGGGCCGCTTTGGCTCTTATGGAGGCATGGGAGGTGGTCGGTTTGGTGATTCTGGTTCAGGTCGCTCTGGTGGCTATGGAAATTCTGGCGGCAGGTTTGGGGGGCAAGGCGGATATTCTGGTCGAACAGGTGGATCTGGTTTTGGACGATCAGGAGGTAGCTTTGGTGGATCAAGCTCAGGTCGCTCAGGGAATTTTGGTGGTTCCGGGGACATGCGTGACTCCAATCGCCAGGGAGGATTTGGTAATTTTGGTGGTTCAGATCGTAGTGGCGGTTTTGGAAGTTCAAACCGGACTGGTGGCTTTGGAAACTTCGAGAGTTCAAACCGCTCAAGTGGTTTTGGAGGATTTGGTTCAGGCCGCTCTAGTGGATTTGGTGATTCACGCTCTGACAATGAAAATCGTTCTGGGAAGAaatttttctag
- the LOC107024015 gene encoding uncharacterized protein LOC107024015, giving the protein MENSVQEMHQTQPEFDSSAHSNTNGEREEATLVQQQSTRRPNLSSLQIPTRSLENALSSFTRIDVPSPNSARSGLPPRPHSAKFMSSMKNLIPQKSTRAKNVTHDGEKTVLIIPDMPLSDKPSTSRSFSLNKVLFSSTTKSIRSLPETPMGTVEKPAEDNCLDDHSELIKPEALQHMKRSFSVPIHVKSGSLRRTDSNGGLIRVISKVVRTTTDSDASADIPQGTENATDNTGEDIPEEEAVCRICFVELGEESETFKMECSCKGELALAHKACTLKWFSIKGNKICDVCKQEVRNLPVTLLKIQNPPTAARRSQTVTQQREVPRYRVWQDVPILVMVSMLAYFCFLEQLLVSDLGARALAISLPFSCVLGLLSSLIASTMVGKSYIWAYASFQFAIVILFAHIFYAVLNVSALLSVLLSSFTGFGIAISTNSLLVEYLRWRSSRRLRSSPAQTTSTVQPHSTLPVQRYFSYIDNPSGQQHHHNHRPHNNQQQQQPLHPVVGQSENPGLPEIRIQTA; this is encoded by the exons ATGGAGAATTCTGTTCAAGAAATGCATCAAACACAGCCTGAATTTGATTCTTCTGCTCATTCTAATACA AATGGAGAGAGAGAAGAAGCTACTCTAGTGCAGCAGCAGTCAACAAGACGGCCAAACCTCTCATCTCTGCAAATACCTACAAGATCTTTGGAAAATGCTTTATCCAGCTTTACAAGAATAGATGTTCCAAGTCCTAACTCTGCCAGATCAGGGTTGCCCCCAAGGCCCCACTCCGCCAAGTTCATGTCATCTATGAAGAATCTGATTCCACAGAAAAGCACTAGGGCAAAAAATGTAACTCACGATGGCGAAAAGACAGTTCTCATTATCCCAGACATGCCACTTTCAGACAAGCCTTCAACTTCAAGGTCATTTTCTCTCAATAAAGTTTTGTTCTCTTCAACGACAAAATCAATCCGCTCTTTACCAGAGACACCAATGGGAACTGTGGAAAAGCCTGCAGAGGACAATTGTTTGGATGATCATTCAGAGTTAATT AAACCTGAAGCTCTACAGCATATGAAGCGTTCATTTTCAGTGCCTATACATGTTAAAAGTGGAAGCTTAAGGAGGACGGATTCAAATGGTGGTCTCATCCGTGTAATTTCCAAAGTCGTTCGCACAACCACAGATTCTGATGCCTCAGCAGACATACCACAAGGAACCGAAAATG CGACAGATAATACTGGTGAAGATATTCCCGAGGAAGAAGCTGTTTGCAGAATTTGTTTTGTTGAACTTggtgaagaaagtgaaacatTTAAAATGGAATGCAGCTGCAAAGGAGAGCTCGCACTCGCTCACAAGGCATGCACCTTAAAGTGGTTTAGTATAAAGGGTAACAAGATCTGTGATGTTTGCAAGCAGGAAGTACGAAACCTCCCTGTAACAttattgaaaattcaaaatcctCCAACTGCTGCCAGAAGGTCCCAAACTGTAACACAGCAGAGAGAAGTGCCTCGTTACAG AGTCTGGCAAGACGTACCTATCCTTGTCATGGTCAGCATGCTTGCATATTTTTGCTTTCTGGAGCAGCTTCTG GTGTCTGACTTAGGCGCTCGTGCTCTTGCGATCTCTTTACCTTTCTCTTGTGTTTTAGGCCTCCTTTCTTCTTTGATAGCTTCTACTATGG TCGGCAAGAGTTACATATGGGCTTATGCTTCATTTCAGTTTGCAATAGTCATCCTGTTCGCCCATATATTCTATGCAGTG CTTAACGTTAGTGCACTCCTATCGGTGCTGCTTTCCTCCTTCACTGGGTTCGGTATTGCAATTAGTACCAATTCGCTCCTCGTAGAGTATTTGAGGTGGAGATCAAGCAGACGCCTTCGATCATCCCCTGCACAGACAACCAGTACCGTGCAGCCGCACAGTACTCTGCCTGTTCAAAGATATTTTAGCTACATCGACAACCCCTCAGGACAACAACATCACCACAACCACCGCCCCCATAATAatcagcagcaacaacaaccaTTGCATCCTGTAGTTGGACAATCAGAAAATCCGGGGCTGCCAGAGATCAGGATCCAGACCGCGTAA